Proteins from a single region of Euleptes europaea isolate rEulEur1 chromosome 21, rEulEur1.hap1, whole genome shotgun sequence:
- the LOC130492845 gene encoding lipopolysaccharide-induced tumor necrosis factor-alpha factor-like, producing MEQKKENVSFPMADLKRPPAPYAPGYSSSYTPELYPAPQAKKSYTAAPQASKQYVPEPQPSKSYAPPDAPKSYTPDPHAPKSYSSDPYTAKSYSSDPYAPKSYSSDLYAPKSYSSDPYAPSYSSDPFAVDPCAPEHYETSDNYSYTMEIIDDECPSPPPYSLEEVHCDKGQSGCCSGASQPPVVVAGIFSSSPASTICPCCRQIITTEVVFRVGSLTYALCTCMCMVGCCLGCCLIPFASKCCKDVDHYCPCCRYHIYRYKRL from the exons ATGGAGCAGAAGAAGGAGAATGTCTCCTTTCCAATGGCCGACCTGAAACGTCCTCCAGCCCCCTACGCTCCAGGATATTCATCATCATACACACCAGAATTGTACCCGGCACCACAGGCCAAGAAATCATACACCGCAGCGCCGCAGGCCTCAAAGCAGTATGTTCCAGAACCGCAGCCCTCAAAATCCTATGCTCCCCCAGATGCACCAAAATCATACACCCCCGATCCGCACGCCCCAAAATCATACAGCTCGGATCCATACACTGCAAAATCCTACAGCTCAGATCCATACGCGCCAAAGTCATATAGCTCGGATCTGTACGCGCCAAAGTCATATAGCTCGGATCCGTACGCGCCGTCATATAGCTCGGATCCATTTGCAGTAGATCCTTGCGCACCAGAACATTACGAAACCTCAG ACAACTATTCCTACACCATGGAAATTATTGATGACGAATGTCCGTCTCCCCCACCCTATTCATTGGAAGAGGTCCATTGTGACAAAGGACAATCAG GCTGCTGCTCAGGGGCTAGCCAGCCGCCAGTCGTTGTCGCTGGGATCTTCTCGAGCTCACCCGCCTCGACCATCTGCCCCTGCTGCCGCCAGATCATTACCACGGAGGTCGTCTTCCGCGTGGGATCTCTGACATACGCACTCTGCACTTGCATGTGCATGGTTGG CTGCTGCCTGGGGTGCTGCCTGATCCCCTTTGCCTCCAAATGCTGCAAGGACGTGGACCACTACTGCCCCTGCTGCCGGTACCACATCTACCGCTACAAGAGGCTATAG